In Streptomyces sp. NBC_00878, a single window of DNA contains:
- a CDS encoding ABC-F family ATP-binding cassette domain-containing protein, producing the protein MSQIALAEVTKRYGDRMVLDRVSLTVRPGEKVGIVGDNGSGKSTLLRLLAGQEPVDNGSLTVVAPGGIGHLRQTLDLPGAARVGDAVDHVLGELRALEHRIRVAETALGTAGAAEFERYAALVAEFDARGGHGADRRVEVNLRRLGERAPLDRERALSTLSGGQRSRLALAATLALAPELLLLDEPTNDLDDEAVAWLEGQLHRHRGTVVVATHDRAFLERVTDTILEVDHDQRTVRRYGNGYAGFLTAKAAARARWAWDHEQWRDEVARQELLADSGIGMLGEIPRKGPRAFSGAGAFRGRSRAHGAQSRIRNARERLERLIEHPVPPPPQPLRFTGRVEGTPTPTPTSTSTPMTVEETSTAAHLEGVLVDGRLSVPSLTLAPGDRLLVTGPNGVGKSTLLHLLAGELTPDAGVVRTPRRVGFLRQQSAPDDAFDARTLLAAFAADRAGHPDERADALLALGLFHAADLTVPVRNLSVGQRRKLELARLVTAGPLDLLLLDEPTNHLAPALVEEIEAALARYTGTLVVVTHDRLLRERFHGARLELPMAAEKAPRQTAETTRQN; encoded by the coding sequence ATGTCCCAGATCGCTCTCGCCGAGGTGACCAAGCGCTACGGCGACCGCATGGTGCTGGACCGCGTGTCCCTCACTGTCCGGCCGGGCGAGAAGGTCGGGATCGTCGGGGACAACGGCTCCGGGAAGTCCACGCTCCTGCGGCTGCTGGCAGGACAGGAGCCGGTCGACAACGGCAGTCTGACCGTTGTCGCACCGGGCGGGATCGGTCACCTCCGCCAGACTCTCGACCTGCCCGGTGCGGCGCGCGTGGGCGATGCCGTGGATCACGTACTGGGCGAACTGCGCGCCCTGGAGCACCGTATTCGTGTCGCCGAGACCGCACTGGGCACGGCCGGCGCCGCAGAGTTCGAGCGCTACGCCGCACTGGTGGCCGAGTTCGACGCGCGGGGCGGGCACGGAGCGGATCGCCGGGTCGAGGTGAACCTGCGCCGACTCGGCGAGCGCGCGCCACTGGACCGGGAGCGGGCGCTGAGCACCCTCTCTGGAGGGCAGCGCTCCCGGCTCGCGCTCGCCGCGACTCTGGCCCTGGCGCCCGAACTGCTGCTGCTCGACGAGCCGACCAACGATCTGGACGACGAGGCCGTGGCCTGGCTCGAAGGACAACTGCACCGTCATCGGGGCACGGTCGTCGTGGCCACGCACGACCGGGCGTTCCTGGAGCGCGTCACCGACACCATCCTGGAGGTGGACCACGACCAGCGCACGGTACGGCGCTACGGCAATGGTTACGCCGGCTTCCTCACCGCCAAGGCGGCGGCCCGGGCCCGTTGGGCGTGGGATCACGAGCAATGGCGCGACGAGGTCGCCCGGCAGGAACTCCTCGCCGACTCCGGTATCGGGATGCTGGGCGAGATCCCCCGCAAGGGGCCGCGGGCGTTCAGCGGCGCCGGCGCTTTCCGAGGGCGCTCGCGGGCACATGGAGCACAGAGCCGCATCCGCAACGCACGCGAGCGGTTGGAACGGCTGATCGAGCACCCCGTGCCGCCACCTCCGCAGCCACTGCGGTTCACGGGCCGCGTCGAAGGCACGCCGACGCCAACGCCGACGTCAACGTCAACGCCGATGACCGTCGAGGAAACATCAACGGCAGCGCACCTGGAAGGAGTTCTGGTCGACGGGCGGTTGTCCGTTCCGTCCCTGACCCTCGCCCCGGGTGACCGACTCCTCGTCACCGGCCCCAACGGTGTCGGCAAAAGCACCCTTCTCCACCTGCTGGCAGGGGAGTTGACACCCGACGCCGGTGTAGTACGCACACCGCGCCGGGTCGGATTCCTGCGTCAGCAGAGCGCGCCCGACGACGCCTTCGACGCCCGTACGCTGCTCGCGGCATTCGCGGCCGACAGGGCTGGGCACCCCGACGAGCGCGCCGACGCACTCCTTGCGCTCGGCCTGTTCCACGCCGCCGACCTCACCGTCCCCGTACGGAACCTGTCCGTCGGGCAGCGGCGCAAGCTCGAACTGGCCCGGCTCGTGACGGCCGGTCCACTTGATCTGCTCCTGCTCGACGAGCCGACGAACCACCTGGCCCCCGCCCTGGTGGAGGAGATCGAGGCGGCCCTGGCCCGCTACACCGGCACGCTGGTCGTGGTGACGCACGACCGGCTCCTGCGCGAACGCTTCCACGGGGCCCGCCTGGAACTACCCATGGCCGCCGAGAAGGCGCCACGTCAGACCGCCGAGACGACACGCCAGAATTGA
- a CDS encoding MBL fold metallo-hydrolase — MTQVTDHGGGVRSVEVPIPDNPLGTTLVYVVDTDRGPVLIDTGWDDPASWDALAEGLVACGTSTAEIHGVVITHHHPDHHGLSGKVREASGAWIAMHAADISIVRRTRGTRPGRWFTYMADKLTAAGAPEEHVAPMRTARSHMFPGSSPALPDREIVPGELLDLAGRRLRAIWTPGHTPGHVCLHLEETHPAQLPGHGRLFSGDHLLPRITPHIGLYEDPDDETVADPLGDYLASLERIGRLEPAEILPAHLHAFTDAPSRVRELLDHHESRLTDLRALLATPLTTWQLAVRMEWNRPWADIPYGSRNIAVSEAEAHLRRLIKLGHAEAVAGSDPVTYVAV; from the coding sequence ATGACGCAGGTGACCGATCACGGCGGGGGCGTACGATCCGTCGAGGTTCCCATCCCGGACAATCCCCTCGGAACGACGCTCGTGTACGTCGTGGACACCGACCGCGGGCCGGTACTGATCGACACGGGCTGGGACGATCCGGCGTCCTGGGACGCGCTCGCCGAGGGGCTCGTGGCGTGCGGGACGTCGACCGCGGAGATCCACGGAGTGGTGATCACGCATCACCACCCGGACCACCACGGCCTGTCGGGCAAGGTGCGCGAGGCGTCCGGCGCCTGGATCGCGATGCACGCCGCCGACATCTCGATCGTACGGCGGACGCGCGGGACGCGGCCCGGGCGCTGGTTCACGTACATGGCGGACAAGTTGACCGCCGCGGGGGCGCCCGAGGAACACGTGGCGCCGATGCGTACCGCCCGCTCCCACATGTTCCCGGGCTCCTCCCCCGCGCTCCCCGACCGCGAGATCGTCCCCGGCGAACTCCTCGACCTCGCCGGCCGCCGCCTCCGCGCGATCTGGACACCGGGCCACACCCCCGGCCATGTCTGCCTCCACCTGGAGGAGACCCATCCGGCCCAACTCCCGGGCCACGGCCGCCTGTTCTCGGGAGACCATCTCCTGCCGAGGATCACCCCTCACATCGGCCTGTACGAGGACCCGGACGACGAGACCGTCGCCGACCCCCTTGGCGACTACCTGGCGTCCCTGGAGCGGATCGGCCGCCTGGAACCGGCGGAGATCCTCCCGGCCCACCTGCACGCCTTCACCGACGCCCCGTCCCGCGTACGGGAGTTGCTCGACCACCACGAGTCCCGCCTCACCGACCTCCGCGCCCTCCTCGCCACGCCGCTCACCACATGGCAACTCGCCGTCCGCATGGAGTGGAACCGCCCGTGGGCCGACATCCCCTACGGCTCCAGGAACATCGCGGTCTCGGAGGCGGAGGCCCACCTGCGCCGACTGATCAAACTGGGCCACGCGGAGGCGGTGGCGGGGAGCGATCCGGTGACGTACGTGGCCGTTTGA
- a CDS encoding aldehyde dehydrogenase, translated as MTELVEHGQLFIGGELAAPLGQDVIEVVSPHTEEIIGRVPHASRADVDRAVAVARTAFDEGPWPRMSLDERIAVVTRIKDAILVRHEEIARVISSENGSPYSWSVLAQALGAMMVWDAAITVARDFTYEESRDGVLGRILVRREPVGVVAAVAPWNVPQFVAAAKLAPALLTGCTVVLKPSPESPLDAYILGEIAQEAGLPEGVLSILPADREVSEYLVGHPGIDKVSFTGSVAAGKRVMEVASRNLTRVTLELGGKSAAVVLPDADIATSVPGIVSAAWMNNGQACVAQTRILLPRSRYDEFAEAFAAAANALVVGDPLDPATQVGPLVAQRQQQRNLDYIRIGQEEGAKILTGGGRPPGLDRGWYVEPTLFGDVDNSMRIAREEIFGPVICLLPYGDEAEAVKIANDSDYGLSGSVWTADVARGIDVARQVRTGTYSVNTFSLDMLGPFGGYKNSGLGREFGPEGYGEFLEHKMIHLPAGWEG; from the coding sequence ATGACCGAGCTCGTGGAACACGGACAGCTGTTCATCGGCGGGGAGTTGGCCGCTCCCCTGGGCCAGGACGTCATCGAGGTCGTCTCCCCGCACACGGAGGAGATCATCGGACGGGTGCCGCACGCCTCGCGGGCGGACGTCGACCGGGCCGTCGCCGTCGCGCGGACCGCGTTCGACGAAGGTCCCTGGCCGCGGATGTCCCTCGACGAGCGCATCGCGGTCGTCACCCGGATCAAGGACGCGATCCTCGTACGCCACGAGGAGATCGCCCGCGTCATCTCCTCCGAGAACGGCTCCCCGTACTCCTGGAGCGTCCTCGCGCAGGCCCTCGGCGCGATGATGGTGTGGGACGCGGCGATCACGGTCGCGCGCGACTTCACGTACGAGGAGTCGCGCGACGGAGTGCTCGGACGCATCCTCGTGCGGCGTGAGCCGGTGGGGGTCGTGGCGGCCGTCGCCCCGTGGAACGTGCCGCAGTTCGTGGCGGCGGCCAAGCTCGCGCCCGCGCTGCTGACCGGCTGCACGGTCGTGCTCAAGCCCTCGCCGGAGTCGCCCCTCGACGCGTACATACTCGGCGAGATCGCGCAGGAGGCCGGGCTGCCCGAGGGCGTGCTGTCGATTCTGCCGGCGGACCGCGAGGTCAGCGAGTATCTCGTCGGGCATCCCGGGATCGACAAGGTCTCCTTCACGGGTTCGGTCGCCGCGGGCAAGCGCGTCATGGAGGTCGCGTCGCGCAACCTCACACGCGTGACACTGGAGTTGGGCGGGAAGTCGGCGGCCGTGGTCCTGCCGGACGCGGACATCGCGACCTCCGTGCCGGGCATCGTCTCGGCGGCCTGGATGAACAACGGCCAGGCGTGCGTCGCGCAGACCCGCATCCTGCTGCCGCGCTCGCGCTACGACGAGTTCGCGGAGGCGTTCGCGGCGGCGGCGAACGCGCTCGTGGTCGGCGACCCGCTGGACCCGGCGACCCAGGTCGGACCGCTGGTGGCGCAGCGGCAGCAGCAGCGCAACCTCGACTACATCCGCATCGGCCAGGAAGAGGGCGCCAAGATCCTCACGGGCGGCGGGCGTCCGCCCGGTCTGGACCGCGGCTGGTACGTCGAGCCCACGCTCTTCGGCGACGTCGACAACTCCATGCGCATCGCGCGCGAGGAGATCTTCGGCCCGGTGATCTGCCTGCTCCCGTACGGCGACGAGGCCGAGGCGGTCAAGATCGCCAACGACTCCGACTACGGCCTGAGCGGCAGCGTCTGGACGGCCGACGTGGCCCGCGGCATCGACGTGGCCCGTCAGGTCCGTACCGGCACGTACTCCGTCAACACCTTCAGCCTCGACATGCTCGGCCCGTTCGGCGGCTACAAGAACTCGGGCCTGGGGCGGGAGTTCGGGCCCGAGGGCTATGGCGAGTTCCTGGAGCACAAGATGATCCACCTGCCGGCCGGCTGGGAGGGCTGA
- a CDS encoding ferredoxin: MGDRWHVEVDRSVCIGSAQCTHLAPTAFHLDSAMQSHPAEPEADANEKVLEAAEGCPVEAIMITLIGSGEAVFPPEE, from the coding sequence ATGGGCGACCGCTGGCACGTCGAGGTCGACCGCTCCGTCTGCATCGGCTCGGCCCAGTGCACCCACCTCGCCCCCACCGCCTTCCACCTCGACTCCGCCATGCAGTCCCACCCGGCGGAGCCGGAGGCCGACGCCAACGAGAAGGTCCTGGAGGCGGCGGAGGGGTGTCCGGTGGAGGCGATCATGATCACGCTGATCGGGAGCGGGGAGGCGGTGTTCCCGCCCGAGGAATGA
- a CDS encoding TetR family transcriptional regulator: protein MPAEAKTADAKTAEAKAAEAKAAEAKTAAKAAQPAVRAAQPVTPPLSPPLTERQEARRRRILHASAQLASRGGFDAVQMREVAESSQVALGTLYRYFPSKVHLLVATMQDQLAHMHGTLRKKPPTGDTAAERVAETLMRAFRALQREPHLADAMVRALTFADRSVSPEVDQVSRQTTVIILDAMGLDDPTPAQLSAVRVIEHTWHSALITWLSGRASIAQVKIDIETVCRLIDLTSTDD from the coding sequence ATGCCTGCGGAAGCCAAGACTGCGGATGCCAAGACCGCGGAAGCCAAGGCCGCGGAAGCCAAGGCCGCGGAAGCCAAGACTGCGGCGAAGGCCGCGCAGCCGGCGGTACGGGCCGCACAGCCGGTCACTCCCCCGCTCTCTCCCCCGCTCACCGAGCGCCAGGAGGCGCGACGGCGGCGCATCCTGCACGCGAGCGCGCAGTTGGCGAGCCGGGGCGGGTTCGACGCGGTACAGATGCGGGAGGTCGCGGAGTCGTCCCAGGTGGCCCTGGGCACGCTCTACCGCTACTTCCCGTCCAAGGTGCACCTGCTGGTCGCGACGATGCAGGACCAGCTCGCCCATATGCACGGGACGCTCCGCAAGAAGCCGCCGACGGGCGACACGGCGGCGGAGCGGGTGGCGGAGACGCTGATGCGCGCCTTCCGCGCCCTCCAGCGCGAGCCGCACCTCGCCGACGCGATGGTCCGCGCCCTCACGTTCGCCGACCGCAGCGTCAGCCCGGAGGTCGACCAGGTCTCCCGCCAGACCACGGTGATCATCCTCGACGCGATGGGCCTCGACGACCCCACCCCCGCCCAGCTCTCCGCAGTCCGAGTCATCGAACACACCTGGCACTCGGCCCTGATCACCTGGCTCTCCGGCCGAGCCTCCATCGCCCAGGTCAAGATCGACATCGAGACGGTGTGCAGGTTGATCGACCTGACGTCAACGGACGACTGA
- a CDS encoding glycosyltransferase family 4 protein: MEAGLHAGSAADADRPLRIALLTYKGNPFCGGQGVYVRHLSRELARLGHEVEVIGSQPYPVLDEGLPALSLTELPSLDLYRQPDPFRTPKRDEYRDWVDALEVGTMWTGGFPEPLTFSLRARHHLRARRGEFDVIHDNQTLGYGLLGDVGAPLVTTIHHPITVDRQLELDAADGRRRRMSVRRWYAFTRMQKRVARRLPSVLTVSGTSRQEIVEHLGVRDDRIHVVHIGADTDLFSPDPSVPQVPGRIVTTSSADVPLKGLVFLVEALAKVRTEHPAAHLVVVGKRAEDGPVAQLIERYGLEGAVEFVKGISDAELVDLVRSAEVACVPSLYEGFSLPAAEAMATGTPLVATTGGAIPEVTGPDGETCLAVPPGDAGALAAGLSRLLGDPRLRERLGSAGRARVLDRFTWAKAAEGTVARYREAIASVDRSGAQRPGRSAASQDADPAPVTPAHAVPVAPANPEPTPTPVNIAPSGATPVEPPHRESRTTC, from the coding sequence ATGGAGGCAGGCCTCCACGCGGGCTCGGCCGCCGACGCCGACCGACCGCTGCGCATCGCGCTCCTCACCTATAAAGGGAACCCGTTCTGCGGCGGCCAGGGCGTCTACGTACGGCATCTGTCGCGCGAGCTCGCCCGCCTCGGACACGAGGTGGAGGTCATCGGCTCCCAGCCGTATCCCGTGCTGGACGAAGGCCTTCCCGCCCTGAGCCTCACCGAACTGCCCAGCCTCGACCTGTACCGCCAGCCGGACCCCTTTCGCACCCCGAAGCGCGACGAGTACCGGGACTGGGTCGACGCGCTGGAGGTCGGCACGATGTGGACCGGCGGGTTTCCCGAGCCGCTGACCTTCTCGCTGCGCGCCCGGCACCATCTCCGGGCCCGGCGCGGTGAGTTCGACGTCATCCACGACAACCAGACCCTGGGATACGGGCTGTTGGGGGACGTGGGCGCCCCGCTGGTCACCACCATCCACCATCCCATCACCGTGGACCGGCAGTTGGAGCTGGACGCCGCGGACGGCCGGCGGCGCCGGATGTCCGTACGCCGCTGGTACGCGTTCACGCGCATGCAGAAGCGCGTCGCCCGCCGCCTCCCCTCCGTCCTCACCGTCTCCGGCACGTCCCGTCAGGAGATCGTCGAGCACCTCGGCGTACGCGACGACCGCATCCACGTCGTCCACATCGGCGCCGACACCGACCTCTTCTCGCCGGATCCGTCCGTGCCGCAGGTGCCGGGCCGGATCGTCACCACGTCCAGCGCGGACGTCCCCCTCAAGGGCCTGGTCTTCCTCGTCGAGGCGCTCGCCAAGGTCCGTACCGAGCATCCCGCCGCCCACCTCGTCGTCGTCGGCAAGCGCGCCGAGGACGGGCCGGTCGCCCAGCTCATCGAGCGGTACGGCCTCGAAGGCGCCGTCGAGTTCGTGAAGGGCATCTCGGACGCGGAACTCGTCGACCTCGTACGGTCCGCCGAAGTCGCGTGTGTGCCCTCCCTGTACGAGGGGTTCTCGCTGCCCGCCGCCGAGGCGATGGCGACGGGGACGCCGCTCGTGGCCACGACCGGAGGGGCCATCCCCGAGGTCACCGGCCCCGACGGCGAGACCTGCCTGGCCGTCCCGCCGGGCGACGCGGGGGCGCTGGCCGCTGGGCTGAGCAGGCTGTTGGGCGACCCCCGCCTGCGTGAACGGCTCGGCTCGGCCGGGCGCGCACGCGTGCTGGACCGCTTCACGTGGGCCAAGGCGGCGGAGGGCACGGTGGCTCGCTACCGTGAGGCGATCGCGAGCGTTGACCGCTCCGGGGCCCAGCGTCCCGGCCGCTCCGCGGCCTCACAAGACGCGGACCCGGCGCCCGTCACGCCTGCACACGCGGTGCCCGTCGCCCCCGCGAACCCGGAGCCCACCCCCACCCCCGTGAACATCGCCCCCTCCGGGGCCACCCCCGTGGAACCCCCTCACCGCGAAAGCAGGACCACGTGCTGA
- a CDS encoding class I SAM-dependent methyltransferase, with the protein MLTVDFSRFPLAPGDRVLDLGCGAGRHAFECYRRGAHVVALDQNAEDILEVAKWFAAMKEAGEAPEGATATAMEGDALQLPFPDESFDVVIISEVMEHIPDDKGVLAEMVRVLKPGGRIAITVPRYGPEKVCWTLSDAYHEVEGGHIRIYKADELLGKIREAGLRPYGTHHAHALHSPYWWLKCAFGVDNDKVLPVRAYHKLLVWDIMKKPLATRVAEQALNPLIGKSFVAYATKPHLPVDAAAVAPSGAATVAPSGAATVDPSDAATVDPS; encoded by the coding sequence GTGCTGACCGTCGACTTCTCCCGGTTTCCGCTTGCCCCGGGGGACCGTGTGCTGGATCTCGGGTGCGGGGCGGGACGCCACGCCTTCGAGTGCTACCGGCGCGGCGCCCACGTCGTCGCGCTGGACCAGAACGCCGAGGACATCCTCGAGGTCGCCAAGTGGTTCGCCGCGATGAAGGAGGCGGGCGAGGCCCCGGAGGGTGCCACCGCCACCGCCATGGAGGGTGACGCGCTCCAACTCCCCTTCCCCGACGAGTCGTTCGACGTCGTCATCATCTCCGAGGTGATGGAGCACATCCCGGACGACAAGGGCGTGCTCGCCGAGATGGTCCGGGTGCTCAAGCCCGGCGGGCGGATAGCCATCACGGTCCCGCGCTACGGGCCCGAGAAGGTCTGCTGGACGCTCTCGGACGCGTACCACGAGGTCGAGGGCGGCCACATCCGCATCTACAAGGCGGACGAGTTGCTCGGCAAGATCCGCGAGGCGGGCCTGCGGCCGTACGGCACGCATCACGCCCACGCGCTGCACAGCCCCTACTGGTGGCTGAAGTGCGCGTTCGGCGTCGACAACGACAAGGTGCTGCCGGTGCGGGCGTACCACAAGCTTCTCGTCTGGGACATCATGAAGAAACCCCTCGCCACCCGGGTCGCCGAACAGGCGCTGAACCCGCTGATCGGCAAGAGCTTCGTGGCGTACGCGACCAAGCCCCACCTGCCCGTCGACGCCGCCGCGGTGGCCCCTTCCGGCGCTGCCACGGTGGCCCCTTCCGGCGCTGCCACGGTGGACCCCTCCGACGCTGCCACGGTGGACCCTTCGTGA
- a CDS encoding prenyltransferase, whose translation MTTPRTEHLVLTGVLTAEQAAQTVRGILAVQRADGAIPWFRGHHLDPWDHTEAAMALDAAGEHEAAGRAYDWLARHQNEDGSWYAAYADGDADDVTDRGRETNFCAYVAVGVWHHYLATGDDTFLDRMWPTVFAAVEFVLELQQPGGQIGWKREEDGTPVNDALLTGSSSVHHALRCALAIAEQREEPQPDWELAVGALRHAIRRHPERFLDKDRYSMDWYYPVLGGALTDTEAKERIEEHWDRFVVPGLGVRCVVPNPWVTGGESAELALALWVVGESDRALEILQSIRHLRDPATGLYWTGYVFDAQAVWPEELTSWTAGSLLLAVAALGGDEATCTVFSGDRLPTGLDPDCCE comes from the coding sequence GTGACGACACCGCGCACGGAGCACCTCGTCCTGACCGGAGTGCTCACCGCGGAACAGGCCGCGCAGACCGTCCGGGGCATCCTGGCCGTACAGCGCGCCGACGGCGCCATACCGTGGTTCCGCGGCCACCACCTCGACCCCTGGGACCACACCGAGGCCGCCATGGCCCTGGACGCGGCCGGCGAGCACGAGGCCGCCGGGCGGGCGTACGACTGGCTGGCCCGGCACCAGAACGAGGACGGTTCCTGGTACGCCGCCTACGCCGACGGGGACGCCGACGACGTCACCGACCGCGGCCGCGAGACCAACTTCTGCGCGTACGTCGCCGTCGGCGTGTGGCACCACTACCTGGCGACCGGCGACGACACGTTCCTCGACCGGATGTGGCCGACCGTGTTCGCGGCGGTGGAGTTCGTCCTCGAACTCCAGCAGCCCGGCGGGCAGATCGGCTGGAAGCGCGAGGAGGACGGGACGCCCGTCAACGACGCGCTGCTGACCGGGAGTTCGTCCGTCCACCACGCGCTGCGCTGCGCGCTCGCCATCGCCGAGCAGCGCGAAGAACCGCAGCCCGACTGGGAGTTGGCGGTGGGCGCGCTGCGCCACGCGATACGCCGGCACCCGGAGCGGTTCCTCGACAAGGACCGCTACTCGATGGACTGGTACTACCCGGTGCTCGGCGGCGCGCTCACGGACACCGAGGCCAAGGAACGGATAGAGGAGCACTGGGACCGCTTCGTGGTTCCGGGACTCGGCGTGCGCTGCGTCGTCCCCAACCCGTGGGTGACGGGCGGGGAGTCGGCCGAACTCGCCCTGGCGCTCTGGGTCGTGGGCGAGTCCGACCGGGCCCTGGAGATCCTCCAGTCGATCCGGCATCTACGGGACCCGGCGACCGGCCTCTACTGGACGGGCTACGTCTTCGACGCCCAGGCCGTCTGGCCGGAGGAGTTGACCTCCTGGACGGCCGGCTCCCTCCTCCTCGCCGTCGCCGCGCTCGGTGGTGACGAGGCGACCTGCACGGTCTTCAGCGGCGACCGCCTGCCGACGGGCCTCGACCCGGACTGCTGCGAGTAG
- a CDS encoding VWA domain-containing protein, which produces MRRALGILTLCLTLTLTVTVGCSGGDEDRTTLRVLAGPDLAVLEPLLDELKEETGVELDMDYEADADTGDALAAEKGSGHDLAWLSTDRSFRLRHKDSAQGLPRTPTMLSPVVVGLRPDVARELRAKSPGGRLSWADIADAAATGTVRFGMADPRQTGSGLAALVGVATAAAGTGGALREADVSCDRLRGFRSGQKLTADSTRDLLDDFVDHPGTANALITYESDLLALNAGGRLKEKLEIVRPEDGMVLADFPLLLLDPDDPDRRAAYDKVVEWLQRDSVQEKIMRTALRRPVSPSVPRDGQLRAPVGNALYFPDQQGVVESLLADYGDPRRRVPDQVIFLLDFSGSMRGARMAALREAFADLSGADDSATGKFARFYLGERLTVVRFGGRVLEERTVAVDGPKDLSTLADIVARGGYGDATAVWTALDHGYRTASAVVADDPERAVSIVLMTDGENNAGIAYEEFVRRYEARAAQTRAAVHTYPVHFGEADADALRRAAEKTGGRMVDARGSSLSESFKEIRGCR; this is translated from the coding sequence GTGAGGCGCGCGCTCGGCATTCTGACGCTGTGTCTGACACTGACGCTGACGGTCACCGTCGGCTGCTCAGGCGGCGACGAGGACCGGACCACGCTCCGCGTGCTCGCCGGTCCCGACCTTGCCGTACTGGAGCCGCTGCTCGACGAGTTGAAGGAGGAGACCGGCGTCGAGCTCGACATGGACTACGAGGCCGACGCGGACACCGGTGACGCGCTGGCCGCCGAGAAGGGGAGCGGGCACGACCTGGCGTGGCTCTCCACCGACCGTTCCTTCCGGCTGCGCCACAAGGACTCCGCCCAGGGGCTGCCGCGTACGCCGACCATGCTCTCGCCGGTCGTCGTCGGCCTGCGGCCGGACGTCGCGCGCGAGCTGCGCGCCAAGTCGCCGGGCGGGCGGCTCAGTTGGGCCGACATCGCCGATGCCGCCGCCACCGGGACCGTACGCTTCGGGATGGCCGATCCCCGGCAGACGGGCAGCGGGCTCGCCGCGCTCGTCGGCGTCGCGACCGCCGCGGCGGGCACCGGCGGCGCCCTGCGCGAGGCGGACGTCTCCTGCGACCGGCTGCGCGGCTTCCGCTCCGGCCAGAAGCTCACCGCCGACTCCACCCGCGACCTGCTCGACGACTTCGTCGACCACCCCGGCACGGCCAACGCGCTCATCACCTACGAGTCCGACCTGCTCGCGCTCAACGCCGGTGGCCGGCTGAAGGAGAAACTGGAGATCGTCCGCCCCGAGGACGGCATGGTCCTCGCCGACTTCCCGCTGCTGCTCCTCGACCCGGACGACCCGGACCGGCGGGCCGCGTACGACAAGGTCGTGGAGTGGCTCCAGCGGGACTCCGTACAGGAGAAGATCATGCGGACGGCTCTGCGGCGGCCGGTGAGTCCGTCGGTCCCGCGGGACGGACAACTGCGTGCCCCGGTCGGCAACGCGCTCTACTTCCCCGACCAACAGGGTGTCGTGGAGAGTCTGTTGGCCGACTACGGCGATCCCCGCCGGCGCGTCCCGGACCAGGTGATCTTCCTGCTCGACTTCTCCGGGTCGATGCGCGGCGCGCGCATGGCGGCCCTGCGCGAGGCGTTCGCGGACCTCAGCGGCGCGGACGACTCGGCGACGGGCAAGTTCGCGCGGTTCTACCTGGGCGAGCGGCTGACCGTCGTACGGTTCGGCGGCCGCGTACTGGAGGAGCGGACCGTCGCCGTCGACGGGCCGAAGGACCTCAGCACACTCGCCGACATCGTCGCGCGCGGCGGCTACGGCGACGCGACCGCCGTATGGACCGCGCTCGACCACGGCTACCGCACGGCCTCGGCCGTGGTGGCCGACGACCCCGAACGGGCCGTGTCCATCGTGCTGATGACGGACGGCGAGAACAACGCCGGTATCGCGTACGAGGAGTTCGTACGCCGCTACGAGGCGCGGGCGGCCCAGACCCGTGCCGCGGTCCACACCTACCCCGTGCACTTCGGGGAGGCGGACGCCGACGCACTGCGGCGCGCTGCCGAGAAGACGGGCGGGCGCATGGTGGACGCGCGAGGTTCATCCCTTTCCGAGTCGTTCAAGGAGATCCGTGGCTGTCGTTGA